The Kitasatospora paranensis genome has a window encoding:
- a CDS encoding glycosyltransferase gives MTASTPGTAPRTAPQVSIVVIVFDDAAHVTAAVRSALGQGDAVAEVIVVDDASTDATPERLARLAAADPRVRVITRTENSGGCGTPATRAWRPPAPRTSCCSTATTCSPPTP, from the coding sequence ATGACCGCAAGCACTCCCGGTACGGCACCGAGAACCGCACCCCAGGTCAGCATCGTGGTGATCGTCTTCGACGACGCCGCGCACGTCACCGCGGCGGTGCGCTCCGCGCTGGGCCAGGGCGACGCCGTCGCCGAGGTGATCGTCGTCGACGACGCCTCCACCGATGCCACCCCCGAACGCCTCGCGCGGCTCGCCGCCGCCGATCCGCGCGTGAGAGTCATCACGCGCACCGAGAACAGCGGCGGCTGCGGCACCCCCGCAACCAGGGCCTGGAGGCCGCCGGCTCCCCGTACGTCATGCTGCTCGACAGCGACGACGTGCTCGCCCCCGACGCCGTGA
- the galE gene encoding UDP-glucose 4-epimerase GalE — translation MTWLITGGAGYIGGHVVRQLAAAGERVVVFDDLSSGSPDRLPAGVPLAVGSTLDRQALDAAIREHGVTGVLHIAAKKQVGESVAEPLHYYRENVEGLRTVLAAAVGGGVPKVLFSSSAAVYGMPDVELVTEDTPCAPINPYGETKLVGEWLLAAAAKAYGLSTVSLRYFNVAGSAAPELADDGVSNLVPMVFQRITDGLPPLVFGDDYPTPDGTCIRDYIHVEDIASAHLAAVRRLDAAAGPVSLTLNIGRGEGVSVREMLTAIARITGRGLPPESTPRRPGDPARVVASAELIRKELGWTARYDVDAMIASAWEGWVARHPGLS, via the coding sequence ATGACGTGGTTGATCACCGGCGGGGCCGGCTACATCGGCGGACATGTGGTGCGGCAGCTGGCCGCGGCCGGCGAGCGGGTCGTCGTTTTCGACGACCTGAGCTCGGGGTCGCCCGACCGGCTGCCGGCCGGTGTCCCGCTGGCGGTCGGCTCCACGCTGGACCGGCAGGCGCTGGACGCGGCGATCCGCGAGCACGGGGTCACCGGTGTCCTGCACATCGCCGCCAAGAAGCAGGTCGGCGAGTCGGTGGCGGAGCCGCTGCACTACTACCGGGAGAACGTCGAGGGCCTGCGGACGGTGCTGGCGGCCGCGGTCGGCGGCGGTGTCCCCAAGGTGCTCTTCTCGTCGTCGGCCGCGGTGTACGGGATGCCCGACGTCGAGCTGGTGACCGAGGACACACCGTGCGCGCCGATCAACCCGTACGGCGAGACCAAGCTGGTGGGCGAATGGCTGCTGGCGGCGGCGGCCAAGGCGTACGGGCTGTCCACCGTCTCGCTGCGGTACTTCAACGTGGCCGGGTCGGCGGCGCCGGAGCTGGCCGACGACGGGGTCTCCAACCTCGTCCCGATGGTCTTCCAGCGGATCACGGACGGGCTGCCGCCGCTGGTCTTCGGCGACGACTACCCGACCCCGGACGGGACGTGCATCCGCGACTACATCCACGTCGAGGACATCGCCTCGGCGCACCTGGCGGCCGTCCGGCGGCTGGACGCGGCCGCCGGGCCGGTCAGCCTGACCCTGAACATCGGCCGCGGGGAGGGCGTCTCCGTCCGCGAGATGCTCACCGCGATCGCCCGGATCACCGGCCGGGGCCTGCCGCCGGAGTCCACCCCGCGGCGCCCCGGCGACCCGGCCCGGGTGGTGGCCTCCGCGGAGCTGATCCGCAAGGAGCTGGGCTGGACGGCCAGGTACGACGTCGACGCGATGATCGCCTCGGCCTGGGAGGGCTGGGTGGCCCGCCACCCCGGCCTGTCCTGA